Genomic segment of Mycolicibacterium sarraceniae:
TGTCCTGCATGCGATCGCGCACGGCCAGTGCCAGCGCCCGGTAGTAGTGCTCGGGTCGCAGCGCGGCCGCCGGCCGGCCAACCGAGTAGCGCAGGTGGTCGCTGATCGCGCGCTGCAGCGCGTCGGCCGACAGCCCGGTGCGACTGTGCTCGTGTTGCCGCGGAGCGGCCTGGACACCGCCCTGGTCGACGACTTCACCCGGCACGTTGTTGACGACATCTGTCATTGACTTCTCCTGCTCCCACGACCGCTTCTCGATCCGTTACGAGGACACGAAGTCTGGCACCGCCGGATTTCGGCAAGGCGAGGTCCACGAGTCGCTCCCGTGAACTATCGCGCATCAACGGGCGCGCTGCGCGCCGAGCCGATGACCGGTCCGGTGTCATGGCCCTGGCCCATGACAGGGATCGGGTCGTCGCGGAACGCGTACCGCCGCGCGCGCCGGGGCTATACAGTTTCGCAGACGTGTTCACTGCCGCGAAAGATCGGAAATGACCATGACGTCGACACTGCAATCGGGAGACCAGCTCATCGAGTTGGCGCAAGGAATGCGCGACCTCGTCGTGGCACAAGCCGGTGAATCCGAGCAGCTGCGCACCCTCGCCCCGGCGGTCGTGGCCGAGATGTGGGCCAGCGGGCTGATGCAGTCGTTCAACCCGGTAGTCGCGGGAGGCGTGGAACCGTCCTTTCAGCAGATGATCGAAACCTGGATCGAGATGGCCTGGCAGGACGGCTCGTTCGGGTGGATCGGGATCGCGAACCTACCGTCGTCGTTCGCCGCGGCGGCCTACCTGCCCGACGAGGGCTTCGCGGAGGTGTTCACCGCCAACGACAACCGAGTGACACTGGGCGGACAGTTCTTCCCCAACGGCCAGGGTGCCGCGGTCGACGGCGGCTACCGACTGACCGGCTCGTGGAGTTTCGGTTCGGGCACCGGCCATTCCGAGTACGTCTGCGCGGGGTTCTTCCCGATGGACAACGGGGAGATGCGCTGGGCCCAGGATGGCCCCGACGGCATGCCCGAGATGCTGGTGGCCGTGATCCCGCGCGCCCATGTCGACTTCAAGGACGGGTGGCACGTCCAGGGGCTGAAGGGAACCGGCTCCTACGACTATGGCGTCAATGACGTGTTCGTTCCCGCAAGCCACACCTTCGGCCTCTTCTCCCGCGTCCCGCACCGCGGCAGCTCACCGGCCACCCGGATGGGGTTGATGCCGGTGACCGCGGCCGGCCACGCATCCTGGGCGCTGGGGATCGCCAAGAGCATGCTCGACGATGTCCAGGAGCTGGCGGCCACCAAGTTCCGGATGAGCGATATGGCCTCGCTCGCCAGCCGGCAGACCTTCCAGAAGGACCTGGCCCATCACGTGGCGGCATGGCGGGCGGCGCGACTGCTGGTGCTCGACGCGTTCGGCACCGCCGAGGCAGCCGTCGCCAGAGGGGATGATCTGACCCCGGCCCTGCGCGCCGATATGCGGGTGGCCGCTATCTATGCGACTGACGTCTCCCGCCAAGCCGCCGAGTGGGCGCACCTGGCCGCGGGCACCACCTCGATCCGGGAGGGCAGCCGGCTGGAGCGCGGCTTCCGCGATATCTACACCGGCACCCAGCATGCATTCATCAGCGAGAAGGTCGCGATGGACGTGGCTCAGATCTGGCTCGGCATCATCGAGGACCAGCCCGGGCTGTAAGCGGATGCGGTGGACCCGGCATTTTGCGCGCGTTCTGGCTCGCCCGGGATTAGAGTCCGAAGGTTATGACCGATTGGTCCGATCCGCGGCTGCCCAGCGCTGAAAAGACCAGTCCGCGCCAACTCAAGCGGATGAGTCGCAGCTTCTCCGGCGTCGGGGTCGGGATCCCGCCCGAGCGTCTGCAGCAGATCGCGATGGGCGGGACCGCCACCGCCGACGAGCTGGTCGACGTCAGCTTCGCCCTCACGGCAACTCAGTTGATCAGCGAGAAACGCCGGTCCAAACGCGCCCGCGCACAACGGCATTGCGTGCGTGGATTCATTCTCGTCGTCGCGATTCTCATCTCGATCAACGTGCTTGTCTGCCTGGGATTGCTGCTGTTCATGCTGACCCAGCACACGATGCCGTACTAGCCGGTCGCGTACCCGTCGGCGACGTCCAGCGCCTTGTCCAAGATGGCCAGACCCTGGGCCACCTCGTCGTCGCTGATATTGCAGGCCGGCACCGCATGGATCCGGTTGAAGTTGGCGAAGGGCAGCAAGCCGCCGGACTTGCATGCGGCCAGCACGTCGTTCATCGCGGGGCTGGAGCCGCCGTAGGGCGCCAACGGTTCGCGGGTCTGCTGGTTGGCCACCAGCTCGATCGCCCAGAACACGCCCAGGCCGCGCACCTCGCCGACGCTACCGTGTCGGGCCGCCAGCTCGCGCAGCCCCGGGCCGAGCACCTGATCGCCGAGCCGGGCGGCATTGGCCACCATGCCTTCGTCTTCCATCGCGTTGATCGTGGCGACCGCCGCGCCGCACGCCAGCGGGTGCCCTGAATAGGTCAGGCCACCCGGGTAGGCGCGATCGGCGAACGTCGAATAGATCGCATCGTTGATCGCGACACCGCCGAGCGGCACGTACCCGGATGTCACGCCCTTGGCGAAGGTCATCAGGTCGGGCACCACGTCGAAGTTCTGGATTGCGAACCACTTTCCAGTCCGGCCGAAACCAGCCATCACTTCGTCGGCGATGAATACGATGCCGTGGCGATCGCAGATCTCCCGCACTCCGGCCATGTATCCGGGCGGGGGCACCATGATGCCCGCGGTGCCCGGAACCGATTCCAAAATGATCGCGGCGATCGTCGCCGGTCCTTCGTGGGCGATCAGGCGCTCGAGGTAGTCCAGCGCTCGCTCGGCTTCCTGCTGCTCGTTCTCGGCGAAGAACGACGAGCGGTACAGGAACGGGCCGTTGAAGTGCACGACGCCGGAGCTGGCGTAGTCGTTGGCGTAGCGCCGCGGGTCACCGGTCAGGTTGATCGCGGTGTCGGTGCCGCCGTGATAGGAGCGGTAGCGGGATAACACCTTGTAGCGGCCGGTGTGCAGGCGGGCCATCCGGACCGCGTGCTCGACGGCGTCGGCGCCGCCGTTAGTGAAGAACACCCGGTTCAGGTCACCGGGGGTGCGCTCGGCGATCAGCCGGGCCGCCTCGGAACGGGCGGCGTTGGCGTGCTGCGGCGCGATCGTGCAGAGCTTGGCCGCCTGCTCGGCGATCGCGGCGACAACCTTCGGATGCTGGTGGCCGATATTGGTGAACACCAGTTGCGAGGAGAAGTCGAGGAGCTTGTTGCCCTCGCCGTCCCAGACGTAGGAGCCGTCGGAGGCGACGATCGTCATGGGTTTGATCTGGGCCTGAGCCGACCAGGAGTGGAAGACGTGCGCCCGATCCAGCTCGTAGGCCCGGGCGGCTTCGGCGCGGGCGGTGTCGAGGTCTTGGCCGTTGGGCAGGAGGTGGGGGGCTGTAGTCGTCATGCGTGCCTCTTTCGAGCTCAGTTGTGCTCAGTTGTTCTGTGGGAAGCCGAGGTTGATGCCGCCATGGGAGGGATCGAGCCACCGCGTGGTGACTACTTTGCCACGGGTGAAGAAGTGCACGCCTTCGGTTCCGTGAGCGTGGGTGTCACCGAACAGTGAACTCTTCCAGCCACCAAAGCTGTAGTAGGCGGTGGGGACCGGGATCGGCACGTTGATGCCGACCATGCCGACCTCGACTTCGTTCTGGAAGCGCCGGGCGGCACCGCCGTCGTTGGTGAAGATCGCGGTGCCATTGCCATACGGGTTGGCATTGATCAACTCCACAGCCTCGTCGTAGGTAGCCACCCTGAGCACCGACAGCACCGGGCCGAAGATCTCGTCGGTGTAGACGCTCATCTCGGGGGAGACGTTGTCGATCAGGGTGGGGCCCAGCCAGAATCCGTCAGCTTCCCCATCAACCGCCGTGCCGCGGCCGTCGACGACGATCGTGGCGCCATCGGCTTCACCGGCATCGATGTAGGAGGCCACCTTGTCCCGGTGGGCCTTGGTGACCAGCGGTCCCATATCGGTGTCGCGGGTACCGTCGCCGATCTTCAACGACGTTGTGCGCTGGGCGATCTTGGCGACCAACTCATCGGCTATCGGGCCGACGGCCACGGCCGCCGAGATCGCCATGCAGCGTTCGCCCGCCGAGCCGAACCCGGCGTTAACCATCGCGTCGGCGGCCAGGTCCAGGTCGGCGTCAGGCAGGATCACCGCATGGTTCTTGGCCCCGCCCAGGGCCTGCACGCGCTTGCCGTGCTGGGTGCCGGTGGAGTAGACGTACTGCGCGATCGGGGTGGAACCGACGAAGCTGATGGCCTTGATCGCCGTGTTGGTCAGCAGCTCATCGACGGCGACCTTGTCGCCCTGCAGAA
This window contains:
- a CDS encoding CoA-acylating methylmalonate-semialdehyde dehydrogenase — protein: MTLTAPTTRVRTIAHWADGKNFAGSSDRTAPVTNPATGQVTGQVALAAVADARAVIDAAAAAFPAWRDTSLAKRTACLFSFRELLNARKEELAAIITAEHGKVLADALGEVSRGQEVVEFACGISHLLKGGMTENASTNVDVASIRQPLGPVAVISPFNFPAMVPMWFFPIAIAAGNTVVLKPSEKDPSAALWIANLWAEAGLPAGVFNVLQGDKVAVDELLTNTAIKAISFVGSTPIAQYVYSTGTQHGKRVQALGGAKNHAVILPDADLDLAADAMVNAGFGSAGERCMAISAAVAVGPIADELVAKIAQRTTSLKIGDGTRDTDMGPLVTKAHRDKVASYIDAGEADGATIVVDGRGTAVDGEADGFWLGPTLIDNVSPEMSVYTDEIFGPVLSVLRVATYDEAVELINANPYGNGTAIFTNDGGAARRFQNEVEVGMVGINVPIPVPTAYYSFGGWKSSLFGDTHAHGTEGVHFFTRGKVVTTRWLDPSHGGINLGFPQNN
- a CDS encoding aspartate aminotransferase family protein; the protein is MTTTAPHLLPNGQDLDTARAEAARAYELDRAHVFHSWSAQAQIKPMTIVASDGSYVWDGEGNKLLDFSSQLVFTNIGHQHPKVVAAIAEQAAKLCTIAPQHANAARSEAARLIAERTPGDLNRVFFTNGGADAVEHAVRMARLHTGRYKVLSRYRSYHGGTDTAINLTGDPRRYANDYASSGVVHFNGPFLYRSSFFAENEQQEAERALDYLERLIAHEGPATIAAIILESVPGTAGIMVPPPGYMAGVREICDRHGIVFIADEVMAGFGRTGKWFAIQNFDVVPDLMTFAKGVTSGYVPLGGVAINDAIYSTFADRAYPGGLTYSGHPLACGAAVATINAMEDEGMVANAARLGDQVLGPGLRELAARHGSVGEVRGLGVFWAIELVANQQTREPLAPYGGSSPAMNDVLAACKSGGLLPFANFNRIHAVPACNISDDEVAQGLAILDKALDVADGYATG
- a CDS encoding acyl-CoA dehydrogenase family protein, with product MTSTLQSGDQLIELAQGMRDLVVAQAGESEQLRTLAPAVVAEMWASGLMQSFNPVVAGGVEPSFQQMIETWIEMAWQDGSFGWIGIANLPSSFAAAAYLPDEGFAEVFTANDNRVTLGGQFFPNGQGAAVDGGYRLTGSWSFGSGTGHSEYVCAGFFPMDNGEMRWAQDGPDGMPEMLVAVIPRAHVDFKDGWHVQGLKGTGSYDYGVNDVFVPASHTFGLFSRVPHRGSSPATRMGLMPVTAAGHASWALGIAKSMLDDVQELAATKFRMSDMASLASRQTFQKDLAHHVAAWRAARLLVLDAFGTAEAAVARGDDLTPALRADMRVAAIYATDVSRQAAEWAHLAAGTTSIREGSRLERGFRDIYTGTQHAFISEKVAMDVAQIWLGIIEDQPGL